A region from the Silene latifolia isolate original U9 population chromosome 7, ASM4854445v1, whole genome shotgun sequence genome encodes:
- the LOC141591899 gene encoding cell division control protein 45 homolog has product MVREQRVETFYSKLRDSALRVTDDTSIAPSPLLIFPSTSDVDSLCALKIIFHVLESDSIQYACYPVSSFNEIHKYMEDSLSISVDTPLTMLLINWGCHRDLRRLLDLSPSIRVFVVDSHRPIHLHNLSQENEEVVVLYTKDDEEQADLTYDFDFDVGQLANVSDLNSDDEEEEVEGEDSDEESENESESEDDEDGGNGGLNRKKRRVSDEGGEGDPVKLFRKLKRKYYQMGTFHGKPSGVLMYDLSHSLRKNSNEQLWLACVSLTDQFVHERLSIERYQAGVMELEQHINSLGNLEAVTSVTLKDGTKIRAPDSSRIVYEDEPRLMLLREWNLFDSMLCSSYIATKLKTWSDNGMKKLKLLLARMGFALIDCQQKFQYMSIEVKRKMKDEFDRFLPEYGLSDFYYRSFVRLHGYSSKVSAADVVFGVTALLESFVKFDGPGASKQFGVAYDALSLNNLDQLRTGMQNAIKVQRAILRQGSTAITKRGSIRSGRKFRWVKLEDSADTKLLGYPQALTKFCFFVMDALREKGAQMKPLLCACLAQEQDKVLIVGVTAKPRLGAEKGNAFGMAFKNAAQEIQAEFFHELFESSWIILDKGAVNSFMVRLTERLLASKSWT; this is encoded by the coding sequence ATGGTTAGAGAGCAAAGGGTAGAGACATTTTACTCGAAATTACGCGATTCGGCGTTACGGGTAACTGATGATACCTCCATAGCTCCATCCCCTTTGTTAATTTTTCCTTCCACTTCAGATGTGGATTCATTATGTGCTCTTAAGATTATATTTCATGTACTCGAGTCGGATTCGATACAATATGCGTGTTATCCCGTATCGTCGTTTAATGAGATACATAAGTATATGGAAGATAGTTTGAGTATTTCCGTTGATACCCCTTTAACTATGTTGTTGATTAATTGGGGGTGTCATAGGGATTTGAGGAGGTTGTTGGATTTATCGCCTTCGATTAGGGTTTTCGTCGTTGATAGTCATAGACCGATACATTTGCATAATTTGAGTCAGGAGAATGAGGAGGTGGTTGTGCTTTATACTAAGGATGATGAGGAACAGGCTGATTTGACTTATGATTTTGATTTCGATGTTGGGCAGTTGGCGAATGTGAGTGATTTGAatagtgatgatgaggaggaggaggtggaggGTGAGGATAGTGATGAGGAAAGCGAGAATGAGAGCGAGAGTGAGGATGATGAGGATGGTGGTAATGGTgggttgaataggaagaaacggAGGGTTTCGGATGAGGGTGGTGAGGGTGACCCGGTTAAGCTTTTTAGGAAGTTGAAAAGGAAATATTACCAAATGGGTACTTTCCATGGTAAGCCATCGGGTGTTTTGATGTATGATTTGTCACATTCGTTGAGGAAGAACTCGAATGAACAATTATGGTTGGCTTGTGTGTCGTTGACTGACCAATTTGTTCATGAGAGGTTGAGTATTGAGCGCTACCAAGCTGGGGTTATGGAGCTTGAGCAACATATTAATAGTCTTGGAAATTTGGAGGCTGTTACCTCAGTGACTCTTAAGGATGGGACAAAGATTAGGGCTCCCGATTCTTCTAGGATTGTGTATGAGGATGAGCCTAGGTTAATGTTGCTAAGGGAGTGGAATTTATTCGATTCTATGTTGTGTTCTTCTTATATCGCCACTAAGTTGAAGACTTGGAGTGATAATGGGATGAAGAAGCTTAAGCTTCTCTTGGCTCGGATGGGGTTTGCACTTATTGACTGTCAACAGAAGTTTCAGTACATGAGTATTGAAGTTAAGAGGAAAATGAAGGATGAATTTGATAGGTTTTTGCCGGAATATGGGCTAAGCGATTTCTATTACAGAAGTTTTGTACGGCTTCATGGGTATAGCTCGAAAGTTTCTGCTGCTGATGTGGTTTTTGGGGTCACAGCTCTTCTGGAATCATTTGTTAAATTTGATGGTCCTGGTGCTTCAAAGCAATTCGGGGTAGCTTATGATGCATTGTCCTTAAACAACTTGGATCAACTAAGGACCGGGATGCAAAATGCAATAAAGGTGCAACGTGCAATTCTAAGACAAGGAAGCACAGCTATAACCAAAAGGGGCTCAATTAGAAGTGGTAGGAAGTTCAGGTGGGTTAAATTAGAAGATTCAGCAGACACTAAGCTACTAGGATACCCACAAGCATTGACTAAGTTCTGCTTCTTCGTGATGGATGCGCTTAGAGAGAAAGGAGCTCAAATGAAGCCGCTGTTGTGTGCTTGTTTAGCACAAGAGCAGGATAAAGTGTTGATTGTTGGTGTGACAGCGAAGCCGAGACTTGGGGCAGAAAAAGGAAATGCATTTGGGATGGCTTTTAAGAATGCTGCTCAAGAAATTCAGGCCGAGTTCTTTCACGAACTCTTTGAATCTTCATGGATAATCTTGGATAAAGGTGctgtcaattctttcatggtgAGGTTAACAGAAAGGCTATTAGCTTCCAAGTCTTGGACTTGA